The Syngnathus typhle isolate RoL2023-S1 ecotype Sweden linkage group LG3, RoL_Styp_1.0, whole genome shotgun sequence genome window below encodes:
- the nfil3-5 gene encoding nuclear factor, interleukin 3 regulated, member 5 produces MENLSLHISSTSNKNAMEVDSFTSYSDLPSPLPEGGARASRQAKGSKPTVASRRKREFISDEKKDDSYWEKRRKNNEAAKRSREKRRLNDMVLENRVMALNEENVRLKTELLQLKLRFGLISTASYMEKSQQIASSVATGNTSSNGSSTSGTPNNAYLSSSGYSSASQVMLNSDSSETEQPSRGERHSALTKYSPRGSVSDLSDGSSRDSPEPLGYNIKKEPHNMELVRLESTGLSAGMTNGLPSRVYHGIHPALMSPHQQSTQLAESAIDYQQEQGLMEASTSTSQATSSQRSVILYRSSSGCYPMESHRPDEQQSRMQHGQHTSNSKFSECSVTVAEVAEKLERTKTMDCEQYEYSEEPLARNHGQQQHQSHHGPYRCRSQENSLEQAESRNPFAPNLIHSTEEGMSAFSQHNGYLHTMDEEPPVLTYEGGPRTDGFYQENSSAKDTSSSDGDPRSSDKEASTDDESPSSSSSDISSYHQKASAAVGPHGESQFEVKATALPHKLRLKNRAMSTGATNVRMEVCMGVSMSPSPTLPQHPYLALPSNSHSSQVSSETREAENEAE; encoded by the coding sequence ATGGAAAACCTGAGTCTACACATCTCATCCACCAGCAACAAAAATGCCATGGAGGTTGACAGTTTTACGAGTTATAGTGACCTCCCATCCCCTCTTCCAGAGGGCGGGGCACGGGCCAGCCGACAGGCTAAGGGTTCCAAGCCTACTGTGGCATCCCGGCGCAAGCGGGAATTCATCTCTGATGAGAAAAAGGACGATTCATATTGGGAAAAACGAAGGAAGAACAACGAAGCAGCAAAGCGCTCAAGGGAAAAACGTCGCCTGAACGACATGGTTCTAGAGAACCGGGTCATGGCCCTGAATGAAGAGAATGTTCGTCTAAAAACAGAACTGCTTCAGCTCAAGTTGCGCTTTGGACTCATCAGCACAGCGTCCTACATGGAGAAGAGCCAGCAGATCGCTAGCAGCGTAGCTACTGGTAACACAAGTAGCAACGGGAGCAGCACCAGCGGCACCCCCAATAACGCCTACCTCTCAAGTAGCGGCTACTCCAGTGCATCCCAGGTGATGCTGAACTCGGACTCTTCTGAAACCGAACAGCCCAGCCGCGGTGAGCGCCACTCAGCGCTTACCAAGtattctcctcggggatctgtGTCAGACTTATCTGATGGCTCCTCAAGGGACAGCCCCGAACCTTTGGGCTACAACATAAAGAAGGAGCCTCACAACATGGAGTTGGTAAGGCTGGAAAGCACGGGACTTTCTGCCGGCATGACCAACGGATTGCCAAGCCGTGTTTACCATGGCATCCATCCCGCTTTGATGTCTCCTCACCAGCAGAGTACGCAATTGGCTGAGTCTGCCATAGACTACCAGCAGGAGCAGGGCCTCATGGAGGCCTCCACTTCCACCTCCCAAGCCACTTCGTCACAAAGGAGTGTCATCCTGTATCGCTCCAGCAGCGGGTGTTACCCCATGGAGAGCCACAGGCCAGATGAGCAGCAGAGCAGGATGCAGCACGGCCAGCACACCTCCAACTCAAAGTTCTCTGAATGTTCCGTGACCGTCGCCGAGGTCGCCGAGAAGCTGGAGAGAACAAAGACCATGGACTGTGAGCAGTATGAATACTCTGAGGAGCCGTTGGCACGGAACCATGGCCAACAGCAGCACCAGAGTCATCACGGGCCTTACAGGTGCCGGTCTCAGGAGAACAGCCTTGAGCAAGCTGAGAGCCGGAACCCCTTTGCTCCCAATCTGATTCACAGCACCGAGGAGGGCATGTCGGCGTTCTCGCAGCACAACGGCTACCTCCACACAATGGACGAAGAGCCTCCAGTTCTCACCTATGAGGGAGGCCCTAGAACCGATGGCTTCTACCAAGAGAATTCCTCCGCTAAAGACACATCATCTAGCGACGGGGACCCCCGAAGCTCCGACAAGGAGGCTTCAACTGATGATGaatccccctcctcctcatcctcagacATCAGCAGCTACCACCAGAAAGCTTCAGCGGCTGTCGGGCCGCACGGGGAGAGCCAATTTGAGGTCAAAGCAACTGCCCTGCCCCACAAGCTGCGCCTCAAGAACCGAGCCATGTCCACTGGGGCGACGAACGTGCGGATGGAGGTCTGCATGGGCGTCTCCATGTCCCCATCCCCTACGCTGCCGCAACACCCTTACTTGGCACTGCCTAGCAACTCTCACAGCAGCCAGGTCAGCAGTGAGACCAGAGAGGCAGAGAATGAGGCTGAGTAG